A genomic region of Nostoc sp. UHCC 0702 contains the following coding sequences:
- a CDS encoding copper-translocating P-type ATPase, protein MPLVSKTNLTPELAPTSEKIILDVGGMKCAGCVKAVERQLTQHPQVKSACVNLATEVAVVESEIGAVDPDALAKQLTAAGFPTQPRKASEKLSLEDPGERQRQQMNSAIRQLIVAFVLLLLSGIGHFGNIGSSILPILNNIWFHCGLATVALLIPGRPILVDGWLGWRRNAPNMNTLVGLGTLTAYIASLVALLFPKMGWECFFDEPVMMLGFILLGRTLEQQARGRAAAAFRQLLALQPQVARLIANPDPEKLAVGSNSVEIPAEQVRVGEWLQVLPGDKIPVDGEIRFGQTTVDESMLTGEAVPVIKQPGDVVAAGTINQSGAIAIQATRTGSDTTLAQIVALVEVAQTRKAPVQKLADTVAGYFTYGVLTAAVLTFVFWYFFGTHIWSDVTMSGSMEMIDHAAHNTQHITPSTPHSPLLTSLKLAIAVMVVACPCALGLATPTAILVGTGIGAERGLLIKGGDVLEKVHQLDTVVFDKTGTLTTGNPTVTDCLTVEALGTGDQEDKENNQSLIPNSQSLIQLAAAVESGTHHPLAKAIQQSVQQQQLSIPDAVDFHTEPGLGVSAVVDNTNVLLGNSDWLSWHGIALDDNVQQVALKLATDGKTVVYAAVGGTLAGLIAVKDTLRSDAQTTVDKLREMGLRVMLLSGDRLEVASAIAKQLGLDSNCAIAGVPPSKKAAVIQELQANGCTVAMIGDGINDAPALSQADVGIALHSGTDVAMETAEIVLMRDRLNDVVESIRLSRATFNKIRQNLFWAFAYNTIGIPLAAGVLLPNWGFVLSPSSAAALMAFSSVSVVTNSLLLRRLA, encoded by the coding sequence ATGCCACTTGTCTCAAAAACTAACCTTACCCCAGAACTAGCCCCTACCTCAGAGAAAATTATTCTGGATGTTGGGGGTATGAAGTGCGCTGGATGTGTAAAAGCTGTAGAGCGACAGCTCACCCAACATCCACAAGTCAAGAGTGCCTGTGTGAATCTGGCTACAGAGGTAGCAGTTGTGGAGTCAGAAATTGGTGCGGTAGATCCAGATGCATTGGCAAAGCAATTGACAGCAGCGGGATTTCCCACCCAACCCCGGAAAGCTAGTGAAAAACTGAGCCTAGAAGACCCAGGAGAACGACAGCGCCAACAGATGAACTCTGCCATCAGGCAGTTAATCGTTGCTTTTGTGCTGCTGCTATTGTCGGGAATCGGACATTTTGGCAACATCGGTAGCTCAATATTGCCGATATTGAACAATATCTGGTTTCACTGTGGACTGGCAACAGTGGCACTACTAATTCCTGGCCGTCCAATTTTAGTAGATGGCTGGCTTGGTTGGCGGCGCAATGCGCCCAACATGAACACTCTGGTGGGATTAGGAACGCTGACAGCCTACATTGCTAGTTTGGTAGCGCTACTGTTTCCCAAAATGGGTTGGGAGTGCTTCTTTGATGAACCAGTGATGATGCTAGGTTTTATTCTACTGGGAAGAACATTAGAGCAACAAGCTAGAGGAAGAGCCGCCGCCGCATTTAGACAATTGTTGGCACTCCAACCACAGGTGGCGCGATTAATTGCCAACCCAGACCCAGAAAAATTAGCAGTGGGATCAAATAGTGTAGAGATTCCTGCTGAACAGGTGCGAGTTGGTGAATGGTTGCAGGTACTACCAGGAGATAAAATCCCCGTTGATGGTGAAATTCGTTTTGGACAGACAACGGTAGATGAGTCGATGCTGACTGGGGAAGCAGTGCCAGTAATCAAGCAACCAGGAGATGTGGTAGCAGCCGGAACTATAAACCAGTCGGGAGCGATCGCAATCCAAGCAACCCGTACTGGCAGTGATACCACTTTAGCCCAAATTGTCGCCTTGGTAGAAGTCGCCCAAACTCGCAAAGCACCTGTACAAAAACTAGCAGATACAGTAGCTGGTTACTTTACCTATGGTGTTTTGACGGCTGCGGTGTTGACATTTGTGTTTTGGTACTTTTTCGGCACTCACATCTGGTCTGATGTCACCATGTCAGGCAGCATGGAAATGATTGATCATGCCGCACATAACACCCAGCACATCACACCTAGCACTCCCCACTCCCCACTGTTAACCAGCTTAAAGTTAGCGATCGCAGTTATGGTTGTTGCTTGTCCTTGTGCTTTGGGACTTGCCACACCAACAGCTATTCTTGTAGGCACTGGCATAGGCGCAGAACGAGGTTTATTAATCAAAGGTGGTGACGTATTAGAAAAAGTCCACCAACTCGACACAGTAGTTTTTGATAAAACTGGCACTTTAACTACAGGTAATCCCACGGTTACAGATTGCCTAACGGTCGAGGCATTGGGGACTGGGGATCAGGAAGACAAGGAGAATAACCAATCCCTAATTCCCAATTCCCAATCTTTAATTCAACTAGCAGCAGCAGTAGAAAGCGGCACTCACCATCCTTTAGCAAAAGCAATTCAGCAGTCAGTGCAACAGCAACAGTTATCTATTCCAGATGCTGTAGATTTTCATACCGAACCAGGACTAGGGGTGTCTGCTGTAGTAGATAACACAAATGTACTTTTGGGTAACTCAGACTGGTTGAGTTGGCACGGAATTGCCCTAGATGACAATGTACAACAGGTAGCTTTAAAACTAGCAACAGATGGGAAAACAGTAGTTTACGCAGCAGTTGGGGGGACTTTAGCCGGGCTAATTGCTGTTAAAGATACTCTCAGATCCGATGCTCAAACCACAGTAGACAAGTTACGTGAGATGGGTTTACGGGTAATGCTGCTCAGTGGCGATAGATTAGAAGTGGCTAGTGCCATAGCCAAACAACTGGGACTAGATAGCAATTGTGCGATCGCAGGAGTTCCCCCAAGCAAAAAAGCAGCTGTTATCCAAGAATTACAAGCCAATGGCTGTACAGTCGCCATGATTGGTGATGGGATCAATGATGCTCCAGCTTTATCCCAAGCAGATGTGGGAATTGCCTTACACTCCGGGACTGATGTCGCAATGGAAACTGCGGAAATTGTTTTGATGCGCGATCGCTTAAACGATGTTGTCGAATCAATTCGCCTCAGTCGTGCCACCTTCAACAAAATCCGCCAGAACTTATTCTGGGCTTTCGCATATAATACAATCGGCATTCCTCTAGCCGCAGGTGTTTTGTTACCAAATTGGGGTTTTGTCCTTAGTCCATCTAGTGCCGCGGCTTTAATGGCTTTTAGCTCAGTTAGTGTTGTGACTAACTCACTGTTACTACGACGGTTGGCTTAA
- a CDS encoding FHA domain-containing protein, translating into MSGNNTKKILINPISTDYSNDRSMAPETNESHLLIIEDDQGRKEFPLENPIYSIGRDRDCNIRLASQFVSRRHATLVRLPREHNIHSYYYRIVDGDAKGKPSANGMMINGRKMPAHDLKNEDEIVFGPQVRAIYYLLKNNQRSGQTDSTEYDITLINPGMTEDEEIEK; encoded by the coding sequence ATCTCAGGAAACAACACCAAAAAAATCTTAATTAACCCAATTTCAACTGATTATAGTAACGATAGATCAATGGCACCAGAAACGAATGAAAGCCATCTACTGATTATTGAAGATGATCAAGGCCGCAAAGAATTTCCTCTAGAAAACCCTATTTACTCTATCGGTAGAGATCGGGACTGCAATATCCGTTTAGCCTCTCAGTTTGTCTCCCGCCGTCATGCTACATTAGTGAGATTGCCACGAGAACACAATATTCACAGCTATTATTACCGGATTGTAGATGGAGACGCCAAAGGCAAGCCCAGTGCTAACGGTATGATGATTAATGGGCGCAAGATGCCAGCTCACGATCTGAAAAATGAAGACGAAATCGTTTTTGGTCCTCAGGTTCGTGCCATTTATTACCTGTTAAAAAATAATCAGCGCTCAGGACAAACAGATTCCACCGAATATGATATTACACTCATAAACCCCGGCATGACTGAGGATGAGGAAATTGAAAAGTAA